From Vagococcus jeotgali, one genomic window encodes:
- a CDS encoding carbohydrate ABC transporter permease, translated as MIKKIGIVTKYLSLLLWAFIILFPISILLFGSFMTHEEFHNKQGIHWPDSFLYLTNYSKAIHEGHLLRSFLVTFFIIFLSVLGSVFIGSMIAYVCHRFHFKGKKMILFFYFLVSSTPMVITQVGTFKIMTTLHLYNTIWAPVVLYIGADVTMVYLYLQNMEQLPIELDQAAMMDGASFWTIYTKVIFPLLRPATVTVILLKMLSIYNDFYIPYLYMPSSELPTVSTAIFRFVGPYQTNWEIISACIVLSIIPMLIIYLCLQSYMANHQLEGSVKL; from the coding sequence ATGATTAAAAAAATTGGAATAGTCACAAAATACCTTAGTTTACTCCTATGGGCCTTTATTATTCTCTTTCCTATTAGTATTTTATTATTTGGCTCATTTATGACCCATGAAGAGTTCCATAATAAACAAGGTATCCACTGGCCAGATAGCTTTCTTTATCTAACTAATTATAGTAAGGCTATTCACGAAGGACACCTTTTAAGGAGCTTTTTAGTAACATTTTTTATTATTTTCTTAAGTGTTTTAGGTAGTGTCTTTATTGGCTCTATGATAGCTTATGTTTGTCATCGATTTCATTTCAAAGGAAAAAAAATGATTTTATTTTTCTATTTCTTGGTCTCTTCCACACCCATGGTAATAACACAAGTAGGGACATTTAAAATCATGACCACTCTTCATTTATACAACACTATATGGGCTCCTGTTGTATTATATATTGGGGCAGATGTCACTATGGTTTATTTATATTTACAAAATATGGAGCAACTACCTATAGAGCTTGATCAAGCAGCAATGATGGACGGGGCTTCTTTTTGGACGATTTACACTAAAGTTATTTTCCCTTTGTTAAGGCCAGCTACTGTGACTGTTATCCTACTTAAAATGCTAAGTATCTACAATGATTTTTATATTCCTTATTTATATATGCCTAGTAGTGAGTTACCCACTGTTTCCACTGCTATTTTCCGCTTTGTAGGTCCTTATCAAACCAATTGGGAAATCATATCTGCTTGTATCGTACTAAGCATCATACCTATGTTAATTATTTACTTATGTTTACAAAGCTATATGGCCAACCATCAATTAGAAGGAAGTGTTAAATTATAA
- a CDS encoding carbohydrate ABC transporter permease: MTNISLGNKEKRVTLFLFLFIPLTFLTIFGLLPIIHLIYLSFTSWNGIGWDYNYVGFKNYYTILSDPIYLQSLRVNFYYLVAGLLQMVIAYYFAVILSEKTIGMSFFKTLFIIPTLISSVAVAMMFRLFLSPDGPFDSFLTIIQLGRFKRFWLGDPDQVNITLSSISLWRHLGISFLLYYGAIQSIPKQYYEYCQLEGASLWQKTRDVTIPLTQKIIHLNTLLLIIGVVSVFDIPFIMTNGSNGTSTIVVKATKLAFDQKKYGIASSLSVLVTLLILLLSAFQQIIRKKGVSK; the protein is encoded by the coding sequence ATGACTAATATATCACTAGGAAACAAGGAGAAACGGGTGACTCTGTTTCTCTTTCTTTTTATACCACTTACTTTTTTAACTATTTTTGGCTTATTACCGATCATTCATCTAATTTATTTAAGTTTTACTTCATGGAATGGAATTGGTTGGGACTATAACTATGTTGGTTTTAAAAATTATTACACAATTTTAAGTGATCCCATTTATCTGCAAAGCTTACGTGTGAATTTTTATTATTTAGTAGCAGGTCTACTTCAAATGGTAATAGCTTACTATTTCGCTGTCATTCTCTCAGAAAAAACAATTGGAATGTCCTTTTTTAAAACGCTTTTTATTATCCCCACTTTGATTAGTAGTGTGGCTGTCGCTATGATGTTTCGTTTATTTTTAAGTCCAGATGGTCCTTTTGATAGTTTTCTAACAATAATTCAACTCGGAAGGTTTAAGCGTTTTTGGTTAGGAGATCCTGATCAAGTTAACATCACTCTTAGTAGCATCTCTTTATGGCGACATTTAGGTATAAGCTTTTTACTATACTACGGAGCTATCCAGTCTATTCCGAAACAATACTATGAATACTGCCAACTTGAAGGGGCTTCTTTATGGCAAAAGACAAGAGACGTTACTATTCCCTTAACACAAAAAATTATTCATTTAAATACCCTCTTACTCATTATCGGGGTTGTCTCAGTTTTTGATATTCCCTTCATTATGACGAATGGCTCTAATGGAACAAGTACAATTGTCGTAAAAGCCACAAAACTAGCCTTTGATCAAAAAAAATATGGTATTGCATCAAGCTTGTCTGTACTAGTAACTCTACTTATTTTATTACTAAGTGCTTTTCAGCAAATCATTAGAAAAAAAGGAGTAAGCAAATGA
- a CDS encoding ABC transporter substrate-binding protein → MNTIRLQQNRMNPLVLPVILAKELGIFDNYQVSVDLTLSDDFVFNGKKAFLENQVDAIMGDTTFYFYYQDEGKEAMITSTLTRTIQLVGVTNWQDLPELTVGINRTGLFRFFVDTYLNTLLPPTSYHFINNTYERMAALENGDIQALVAIEPFITQVLSQENTEIIWHSNEIDACFVMWCFDKRFIERFPQTVKNFHLALEDAAHYFNSKTNQEKISLIAQHCKLDHKKAKTYESFVFEPQQNYSVHDFNLCQNWMLNTLEITKKTTSDEGIFKTFSH, encoded by the coding sequence ATGAATACCATTCGTTTGCAACAAAATAGAATGAATCCCCTAGTTTTACCAGTGATATTAGCTAAGGAATTAGGTATATTTGATAATTACCAAGTTAGTGTTGATTTAACATTATCTGATGATTTTGTTTTTAATGGTAAAAAAGCTTTTCTAGAAAATCAAGTAGATGCCATTATGGGAGATACTACTTTTTATTTCTATTATCAAGATGAAGGTAAAGAGGCGATGATTACCTCTACCTTAACTCGTACTATCCAACTCGTTGGAGTAACTAACTGGCAAGATTTACCCGAATTAACAGTAGGCATTAACCGAACTGGTTTATTCAGATTTTTTGTAGATACTTATTTAAATACACTGTTGCCACCTACTAGCTACCACTTTATTAATAACACGTACGAGAGAATGGCTGCTTTAGAAAATGGTGATATTCAAGCCTTAGTTGCTATTGAACCTTTTATTACCCAAGTGTTATCTCAAGAAAATACAGAAATAATTTGGCACTCTAATGAGATTGATGCCTGTTTTGTCATGTGGTGCTTTGATAAGCGGTTTATTGAAAGGTTCCCTCAAACGGTTAAAAATTTCCACTTGGCTCTTGAGGATGCTGCTCATTATTTTAACTCAAAAACAAATCAAGAAAAAATTTCTTTAATTGCACAACATTGTAAGCTAGATCATAAAAAAGCTAAAACTTATGAAAGTTTTGTTTTCGAACCGCAACAAAATTATTCAGTACATGACTTTAACCTGTGTCAAAACTGGATGTTAAATACTTTAGAAATCACAAAAAAGACAACTAGTGACGAAGGTATTTTTAAGACTTTTTCACATTAA